One genomic window of Anaerofustis stercorihominis DSM 17244 includes the following:
- a CDS encoding adenylosuccinate synthase, with translation MGNLVVVGSQWGDEGKGKITDYFTDRCDIVVRSSGGNNAGHTVIANGITYKLHVIPSGVIQDKPSIIGAGMVVDPTWLVKEMNTLKEQGVKFDKLIIDKRAQVIMPYHRVLDELIEKSLGKNDIGTTKRGIGPAYTDKIKRSGIRICDLIDTPLFEEKLKINLEAVNKEIVEVYGGEALKFEDIFDEYNKCADIIRQYVDDATVIIYDYIKKGKKVLFEGAQATLLDIDFGTYPYVTSSHPTAAGACIGSGIGPAYIDDVCGIAKAYTTRVGKGPFPTELFDEDGDYLREKGYEYGTTTGRPRRCGWLDAVILKFAVRVNSLTSIVFTKLDTLTGMEKIKLCVGYKYKDEIITDFPAELTVLGECEPVYEEFEGWNEDISQIRDFDKLPENAKKYVNRVEELCEVPIGIVSVGPDREDTIIRQQYL, from the coding sequence ATGGGAAATTTAGTAGTAGTCGGTTCACAATGGGGCGACGAAGGAAAAGGTAAAATAACAGATTACTTTACAGACAGATGCGATATAGTTGTAAGAAGTTCAGGCGGGAACAATGCGGGACATACAGTTATAGCAAACGGCATTACATATAAGTTACATGTTATTCCTTCAGGTGTTATCCAGGATAAACCATCAATTATTGGCGCAGGAATGGTAGTTGACCCTACATGGTTAGTTAAGGAAATGAACACACTAAAAGAACAAGGGGTCAAATTCGATAAACTTATCATTGATAAAAGAGCGCAGGTAATTATGCCTTATCACAGAGTGCTTGATGAATTAATAGAAAAATCACTTGGTAAAAACGATATAGGAACAACAAAAAGAGGTATCGGACCTGCTTACACAGATAAAATCAAAAGAAGCGGTATCAGGATTTGTGATTTAATAGATACACCTCTATTTGAAGAAAAATTAAAAATCAATCTTGAAGCTGTAAATAAAGAAATAGTGGAAGTTTACGGCGGAGAAGCGTTAAAATTCGAAGATATTTTTGATGAGTACAATAAATGTGCGGATATTATAAGACAGTACGTAGATGACGCTACGGTTATTATTTATGATTACATCAAAAAAGGTAAAAAAGTATTATTTGAAGGTGCACAGGCAACACTTCTCGATATAGACTTCGGAACATATCCTTATGTTACATCATCTCATCCAACAGCAGCCGGAGCATGTATCGGTTCGGGCATAGGCCCTGCTTATATCGATGATGTATGCGGTATCGCTAAGGCTTATACAACAAGAGTAGGAAAAGGACCGTTCCCTACTGAATTATTTGATGAAGACGGAGACTATCTAAGAGAAAAAGGCTATGAATACGGTACTACAACGGGAAGACCGAGAAGATGCGGCTGGCTCGACGCGGTAATACTTAAATTTGCCGTAAGAGTAAATTCTCTTACAAGCATAGTATTCACAAAACTCGATACTCTTACGGGAATGGAAAAAATAAAACTTTGTGTTGGATATAAATACAAAGATGAAATAATCACGGACTTCCCTGCAGAACTTACCGTTCTGGGAGAATGTGAGCCTGTTTATGAAGAATTTGAAGGATGGAATGAAGATATTTCACAAATCAGAGATTTTGACAAACTGCCTGAAAATGCAAAAAAATATGTAAACAGAGTTGAAGAACTTTGTGAAGTTCCGATTGGTATAGTATCGGTGGGACCTGACAGAGAAGATACAATTATAAGACAACAATATTTATAA
- the rsmI gene encoding 16S rRNA (cytidine(1402)-2'-O)-methyltransferase yields the protein MEDKVYIVSTPIGNLEDMTFRAIKVLKEVDVILCEDTRHSIKLLNHFEIKNKLISYHKFNEKERIDYILSLINENKTLALISDAGTPLISDPGNILVKELIENDIKFTVVPGANALLPALILSGFNSEEFLFIGFLPKKNNKKEEKLNTLKDFDKTLIFYSSPYELIDMIKAIDNVLGDRKTAISKEITKLHETTYRGTPKELIAMLNDMEIKGEFVIVVEGNKEEKKLLTKEEAKQIFDMEIQKGEHPKDLIKKLAKENNLNKRELYNYLMKK from the coding sequence ATGGAAGATAAAGTATATATAGTATCAACACCGATCGGTAATCTCGAAGATATGACCTTCAGAGCTATAAAGGTCTTAAAAGAAGTAGATGTTATCTTATGTGAAGATACAAGACATTCAATAAAATTATTAAATCATTTTGAAATTAAAAATAAGCTGATTAGCTATCATAAATTTAACGAAAAGGAAAGAATAGATTATATTCTTTCCTTGATAAATGAAAACAAAACTTTGGCTTTGATTTCAGACGCGGGAACACCTTTAATCTCGGATCCGGGAAACATACTCGTAAAAGAATTGATAGAAAACGATATTAAATTTACCGTTGTTCCGGGAGCAAATGCACTTCTGCCGGCTCTCATATTATCCGGATTTAACAGTGAAGAATTTTTATTTATAGGATTTTTACCTAAAAAGAATAATAAAAAAGAAGAAAAATTAAACACATTAAAAGATTTTGATAAAACTTTGATTTTTTATTCTTCTCCTTACGAATTGATTGATATGATAAAAGCTATTGACAATGTTTTAGGTGACAGGAAAACCGCTATATCAAAAGAAATCACAAAACTTCACGAAACTACGTACAGAGGAACGCCGAAAGAATTGATTGCCATGTTAAATGATATGGAAATCAAAGGCGAATTTGTCATTGTGGTGGAAGGAAATAAGGAAGAAAAAAAATTACTTACAAAAGAGGAAGCAAAACAAATATTTGATATGGAAATTCAAAAGGGTGAACATCCTAAAGATTTAATAAAGAAATTAGCGAAAGAAAACAATTTAAACAAAAGAGAGTTATATAATTATTTAATGAAAAAATAA
- a CDS encoding DMT family transporter, with the protein MNKTKETFLTKPIVICLLASICCILWGSAFPSIKIGYKLFNIASADTASQMLFAGLRFTLAGIITIIIGSIISKKLLIPKKESYKSIFKLSMVQTVLQYVCFYVGLANTTGVKASIIEASNVFLAILIPSLMLKHENLTIKKMLGCIIGFMGVVIINLNGASLDINMKLSGEGLIFMSAVMYALSSILVKEYSKNEQPVVLSGYQFILGGIVMILIGIFTGGKVSGFNLNSTLLLIYMALISAVAYSLWSILLKYNPVGKVAVFGFLNPVCGVILSAVLLKEGNVFNILGMISLILVCIGIYMVNRE; encoded by the coding sequence ATGAATAAGACAAAAGAAACCTTTTTAACAAAACCGATTGTAATATGTTTACTGGCATCCATATGCTGCATTTTATGGGGAAGCGCATTTCCGTCAATCAAGATTGGATATAAGCTTTTTAATATCGCCTCAGCCGATACGGCAAGCCAAATGCTTTTTGCGGGATTAAGGTTCACACTTGCGGGAATCATCACTATTATAATTGGAAGTATCATTTCCAAAAAGCTTTTAATTCCTAAAAAAGAATCTTACAAATCTATATTTAAACTATCAATGGTCCAAACAGTCCTTCAGTATGTTTGTTTTTACGTAGGGCTCGCAAATACAACGGGAGTCAAGGCTTCCATAATAGAAGCTTCAAATGTTTTTTTAGCTATACTAATCCCTTCCTTGATGTTAAAACATGAAAATCTTACGATCAAAAAAATGCTTGGTTGTATTATAGGGTTTATGGGAGTCGTTATAATAAATTTAAATGGAGCGAGTTTAGACATAAACATGAAATTAAGCGGAGAAGGTCTTATATTCATGTCCGCGGTAATGTATGCATTATCTTCCATACTCGTAAAAGAATATTCAAAAAATGAACAGCCTGTGGTTTTAAGCGGATATCAATTTATTTTGGGCGGAATAGTAATGATATTGATAGGAATATTTACGGGAGGGAAAGTAAGCGGTTTTAATTTGAATTCTACGCTTCTTTTGATATATATGGCTCTTATATCAGCTGTTGCTTATTCACTATGGTCAATACTCCTTAAATATAATCCCGTAGGAAAAGTTGCGGTCTTTGGATTTTTAAACCCGGTATGCGGTGTAATACTATCTGCAGTATTATTAAAAGAAGGAAATGTATTCAATATCCTTGGTATGATTTCTTTGATATTGGTTTGTATAGGGATATATATGGTAAACAGGGAATAA
- a CDS encoding SpoIIIAH-like family protein translates to MNKIKKKNAVLVGLVTCLLVISIANYTLFYKGDSSSVANVNNNEPSNATLVSNISEDDVLSGNAELSDEFFSEYRLNRDKIRSQNLEALQNIAKDSSADKNIVKEAVEESVAISKLSETELVVENLIKSKGFDDAIVIIHEGYANVIVDADELSPADASKVQNIVNKECKIDISKITIATSNTKKDDKDDKTDTNEKTKENTGESSASMNKSI, encoded by the coding sequence ATGAATAAAATCAAGAAAAAAAATGCAGTTTTGGTGGGGCTGGTTACGTGTTTACTGGTTATCAGCATTGCCAACTATACATTGTTTTATAAGGGGGACAGTTCATCTGTAGCTAATGTAAATAATAATGAACCAAGCAATGCTACACTTGTTTCTAATATAAGCGAGGATGATGTACTCAGCGGTAATGCAGAATTGTCGGATGAATTTTTCAGTGAATATAGACTCAACAGAGATAAGATAAGAAGTCAGAATTTGGAAGCTCTTCAAAATATCGCAAAGGATTCTTCGGCTGATAAGAACATAGTTAAGGAAGCGGTTGAAGAAAGTGTAGCGATTTCAAAGTTGTCGGAAACCGAGCTTGTAGTGGAAAATTTAATCAAATCTAAAGGGTTTGATGATGCTATAGTAATTATCCATGAAGGGTATGCTAATGTAATTGTGGACGCAGATGAACTGAGTCCCGCAGATGCTTCCAAAGTTCAAAATATAGTAAATAAAGAATGTAAAATAGATATTTCCAAAATAACCATTGCAACAAGCAATACAAAAAAGGACGATAAAGATGATAAGACAGATACAAATGAAAAAACAAAAGAAAATACTGGTGAAAGCAGTGCAAGTATGAATAAAAGTATATAA
- a CDS encoding stage III sporulation protein AF, which produces MADFAKNFLYLIMVISILRLLSPSKEYDKYIKFFISLLLVVSILAPILTIVKKGEFSSLLNDSYVRIDTFESQINEGVIDTDSLIIDEYKNKLNDSINGIIKKKYYIDSKVSVRINEDQNSDMYGDIKEIDITLNENDIKKKDKIKSYLSKTYLVDLNNINIKTGSVG; this is translated from the coding sequence ATGGCTGATTTTGCAAAGAATTTTTTATATTTGATAATGGTAATAAGCATATTAAGGCTGCTTTCTCCTTCAAAAGAATATGACAAATATATTAAGTTTTTTATATCTTTACTTCTCGTGGTATCCATTTTGGCTCCCATATTGACCATAGTTAAAAAAGGTGAGTTTTCTTCTCTCTTAAACGATAGTTATGTGAGGATAGATACGTTTGAAAGTCAGATCAATGAAGGGGTAATTGATACTGACAGCTTAATAATAGATGAATATAAAAATAAGCTGAACGATAGTATAAATGGAATAATAAAGAAGAAATATTATATAGATTCTAAAGTAAGTGTAAGGATAAATGAGGATCAAAACAGTGATATGTACGGGGATATTAAAGAAATTGATATTACTTTAAATGAAAATGACATAAAAAAGAAAGATAAGATAAAAAGTTATTTAAGTAAAACATATTTAGTGGACTTAAATAATATAAATATTAAGACAGGAAGTGTAGGGTAA
- a CDS encoding stage III sporulation protein AE yields MKRLFALICCFVVFISIPALGYCENSNGRNSEQDYGALVDSVYEKGQLYKLDLYTNDNNFYELFNYGNIKNFISDVVSGNYSFDYNDFINALKDLFFMTLRESISILLTFIALSIFLSLINLLNTSFMNKEISDVAFFGIYLVLVALIVKTFFNIVTIAYSLIKAITGFMNVLLPIIIILMNLSGNVFSGNIISISLVFIINFFASAMTYFVIPTLSFGFILSIMDNLLTDINISYLVSFIKQGVLFIMGLFSVLFVGILSIQGSLFSSLDSLSVKTAKFAVSKLVPVLGSLISDSADTVIGFVKVIKNSVGLIGVLILISLLLIPFMHMLCSIVTLKISAFLSEPLTDPRVSKALNDASTFLSLIFACFLVVAVLFIMLIGIIAMLGG; encoded by the coding sequence ATGAAAAGGTTATTTGCTTTAATATGTTGCTTTGTTGTTTTTATATCTATCCCAGCTTTAGGATACTGTGAAAACAGTAACGGCAGAAATAGCGAGCAGGATTACGGAGCCTTAGTAGATAGTGTCTATGAAAAGGGACAGCTTTATAAATTGGATCTATATACCAATGACAATAATTTTTATGAACTTTTTAACTACGGGAATATAAAAAATTTTATAAGTGATGTTGTAAGCGGTAATTATTCCTTTGATTATAATGACTTTATAAATGCTTTAAAAGATTTATTTTTTATGACATTAAGAGAAAGCATATCCATACTTCTAACTTTTATAGCACTGTCTATATTTTTAAGTCTTATCAACCTTCTCAATACTTCTTTTATGAATAAGGAGATAAGTGATGTAGCATTTTTTGGTATCTACTTGGTTCTGGTCGCACTTATAGTAAAGACTTTTTTCAATATAGTTACCATAGCTTACTCTCTTATAAAAGCAATCACAGGTTTTATGAACGTACTTCTTCCCATAATAATAATCCTTATGAATTTGAGCGGGAATGTATTTTCGGGAAATATAATAAGTATCAGTTTGGTATTTATAATCAACTTTTTTGCATCGGCGATGACTTATTTTGTAATACCGACTTTAAGTTTTGGTTTTATCCTTAGCATAATGGACAACCTCTTGACAGATATAAATATTTCATATTTGGTATCGTTCATTAAACAAGGTGTACTTTTTATAATGGGATTGTTCTCGGTACTTTTTGTAGGTATCTTGAGCATTCAAGGCAGCTTGTTTTCATCTCTTGACAGTCTTTCCGTTAAGACTGCGAAGTTTGCTGTGAGTAAGTTAGTTCCGGTTCTCGGTTCTCTTATATCCGACAGTGCGGATACGGTAATAGGATTTGTAAAGGTGATTAAAAATTCCGTAGGACTGATTGGCGTTTTGATACTTATATCGCTTTTGCTGATACCTTTTATGCACATGTTGTGTTCCATAGTCACATTGAAAATATCTGCATTTTTAAGTGAGCCTTTGACCGATCCTAGGGTAAGTAAAGCCTTGAATGATGCTTCAACTTTTTTAAGTTTGATATTTGCATGCTTCTTGGTTGTAGCGGTACTTTTTATAATGCTTATTGGAATAATAGCAATGCTGGGAGGGTAA
- a CDS encoding SpoIIIAC/SpoIIIAD family protein produces the protein MDIVKIAMIGILGSVISLFFIKDNKEYALFISIIAGIIILGFAIKYLYAVIDVVNTYSVKANVDMLNIKAIFKIIAIAYIGQFSSELCLDSGNKTLSTKIGFFTKIMILYFSLPLIISLFSYIEEVI, from the coding sequence ATGGATATTGTAAAAATAGCTATGATAGGGATATTGGGATCTGTTATAAGCTTATTTTTCATAAAAGATAATAAAGAATATGCACTGTTTATTTCAATAATTGCGGGAATTATAATCTTAGGTTTTGCCATAAAATATCTTTATGCGGTAATAGATGTTGTAAATACATATTCTGTTAAAGCAAATGTGGACATGCTTAATATAAAAGCCATATTTAAGATAATTGCCATAGCTTATATAGGTCAGTTTTCAAGTGAACTCTGTCTGGATAGCGGAAATAAGACTTTAAGTACCAAGATAGGTTTCTTTACAAAAATAATGATACTATACTTTTCTCTTCCTTTGATTATAAGTTTATTTTCTTATATTGAGGAAGTGATTTGA
- the spoIIIAC gene encoding stage III sporulation protein AC codes for MQIDIIFKIAGIGFIVAVLSIILKKSDRDDMATMVALAGIIVVLMLVVNMVNDFFGTVKTMFGLY; via the coding sequence ATGCAGATAGATATTATTTTTAAAATAGCGGGAATAGGTTTTATAGTTGCGGTTTTAAGTATAATCTTAAAGAAAAGTGACAGGGATGATATGGCTACCATGGTAGCTTTAGCGGGAATTATAGTTGTTCTTATGCTGGTAGTAAATATGGTAAATGACTTTTTCGGTACGGTAAAAACGATGTTCGGGTTGTACTGA
- a CDS encoding stage III sporulation protein AB — protein MYIKLPGMVCLFIFSVLFSRSITRKIKNRLLELEEINRILNDFIVSINVGLYDVNFLITEAIKITKTTYHDFLRDVKTTMIKKDLSDFSAIWFECLNNHKFNISREEMILLENIGVSLSFNDKNRMVKQLTLIQSGLTEAIKKAREDRDSKVSLYEKMGVLFGSFLVVIFI, from the coding sequence ATGTATATTAAATTACCGGGTATGGTTTGTTTGTTTATATTCAGTGTTTTATTTTCAAGAAGTATAACCAGGAAAATAAAAAACAGACTTCTTGAACTTGAAGAAATAAATAGGATCTTAAATGATTTTATAGTAAGTATAAATGTCGGATTATATGATGTTAACTTTCTTATTACTGAGGCAATTAAAATCACAAAGACTACATATCATGATTTTTTGAGAGACGTAAAAACTACTATGATCAAAAAAGATTTGAGTGATTTTTCTGCGATTTGGTTTGAATGTTTAAATAATCATAAGTTCAACATTTCCAGAGAAGAAATGATTTTGCTTGAAAATATCGGAGTCAGTTTATCTTTTAATGATAAAAACAGAATGGTAAAACAGCTTACTTTAATTCAGTCCGGTTTGACGGAAGCAATAAAAAAAGCTAGAGAAGACAGGGACAGCAAAGTAAGTTTATACGAAAAAATGGGGGTGTTGTTCGGTAGTTTTTTGGTAGTAATTTTTATTTAA
- the spoIIIAA gene encoding stage III sporulation protein AA: MNTNKLPKEIIDILPDEILKVIDEVNIHDEIEEIRLRLNRNIHIVGSKEDILIPYDVKKEDIEGILNLATNYSFYANEDSLLKGFITIKGGHRIGFSGSVIMEDNKVIGLRNINSLNIRISRQIIGASNLVLNYILNKGEVYNTLIISPPKVGKTTLLRDISRVISTNKGDFVGKRVCIVDERKEIASLHDGVNELNIGDKTDVLEGINKSDGMNMLVRAMSPEVIITDEIGKIDDISALENSVLSGVKVISSAHGKDMKDILRKDNFVSIIKKKIFNRYIFLSIEHGERYIKEIYNEKLERLM; this comes from the coding sequence ATGAATACTAATAAACTTCCAAAGGAAATTATAGATATTCTGCCTGATGAAATACTTAAAGTTATTGATGAAGTAAATATTCATGATGAAATAGAAGAAATAAGATTAAGACTTAACAGAAATATACATATAGTCGGTTCAAAAGAGGATATTTTAATTCCCTACGATGTTAAAAAAGAAGATATAGAAGGTATATTAAATTTAGCTACAAATTATTCTTTTTATGCCAATGAAGATAGTTTGCTCAAAGGGTTTATTACAATCAAAGGCGGGCACAGGATAGGTTTTTCAGGAAGCGTGATAATGGAGGATAACAAAGTCATAGGGCTTAGGAATATAAATTCACTCAATATAAGGATTTCTAGGCAAATAATAGGTGCCAGTAATTTAGTTTTAAACTATATTTTAAATAAAGGAGAAGTCTACAATACTTTGATAATATCTCCTCCTAAAGTCGGTAAAACGACATTACTTCGCGATATTTCCAGGGTAATATCCACTAATAAGGGAGATTTTGTCGGAAAAAGAGTATGTATCGTGGATGAGAGAAAAGAAATTGCAAGTCTTCATGATGGAGTAAATGAACTTAATATCGGGGATAAGACTGATGTACTTGAAGGGATAAATAAAAGTGACGGCATGAATATGTTAGTAAGAGCCATGTCCCCCGAAGTTATAATAACCGATGAAATAGGAAAAATAGATGATATTTCTGCGCTTGAAAATTCTGTTTTAAGCGGGGTCAAAGTAATCTCTTCCGCGCACGGTAAAGATATGAAAGATATTTTAAGGAAGGATAATTTCGTTTCCATAATAAAAAAGAAAATTTTTAACAGATATATATTCTTATCCATAGAACATGGAGAGAGATATATTAAAGAAATCTATAACGAAAAGCTAGAGAGGTTGATGTGA
- a CDS encoding tocopherol cyclase family protein gives MGTYINFHGEYKTRSYFEGWYLKHQTDDFMISFIPSFHIDGDGNKFAMIQVITEDKTYKVKYDITEFKTYKRDFYVKVGKSEFSREGIILDIDAEDLKIKGGISYGEFSPLIYNIMGPFKYVPFMQCSHDVLSMHHSIKGNLNINGKVINFDGGRGYIEKDFGSSFPERYIWTQCGFDYGGNNSIMFSVADIPILNYGFEGLIGVIHYKDREYRFATYLGAKVVYKTNDSLIVKQGKYKFYMKVLNFPNLDLDAPVSGKMDRIIREGLKCKVNYKLIGPEKLIFDVINENASVEWEL, from the coding sequence ATGGGAACATACATTAATTTTCATGGTGAATATAAAACTAGATCTTATTTTGAAGGATGGTATTTAAAACATCAGACAGATGATTTTATGATAAGTTTCATACCCTCTTTTCATATTGATGGTGACGGGAATAAATTTGCAATGATTCAGGTAATAACAGAGGATAAAACCTATAAAGTAAAATATGATATAACTGAGTTTAAGACATATAAAAGAGACTTCTACGTCAAAGTCGGGAAAAGTGAATTTTCGAGGGAAGGTATAATATTAGATATTGATGCTGAGGATTTGAAGATAAAAGGAGGTATATCTTACGGAGAGTTTTCGCCTCTTATTTATAATATAATGGGACCTTTTAAATATGTTCCTTTTATGCAGTGCTCACATGATGTTTTAAGTATGCATCATTCGATAAAAGGCAATTTAAATATAAACGGAAAAGTCATAAATTTTGACGGCGGCAGAGGTTATATAGAAAAAGATTTTGGTTCATCTTTTCCCGAGAGATATATTTGGACTCAATGCGGTTTTGATTACGGCGGAAATAATTCAATTATGTTTTCCGTAGCCGATATACCAATACTTAATTACGGTTTTGAAGGACTTATAGGTGTCATTCATTATAAAGACAGGGAATATCGGTTTGCTACCTATTTAGGTGCTAAAGTGGTTTATAAGACAAATGACAGCTTGATTGTAAAACAAGGAAAATACAAGTTTTATATGAAAGTTTTAAATTTCCCTAATTTGGATTTGGATGCTCCGGTGTCGGGTAAAATGGACAGGATAATAAGGGAAGGGCTCAAGTGCAAAGTAAATTATAAATTGATAGGTCCTGAGAAGTTAATATTCGATGTTATAAATGAAAATGCAAGCGTTGAATGGGAATTATAA
- a CDS encoding RluA family pseudouridine synthase, protein MEIKEFIVTEEKQNIRCDKFLSDKLEDFSRESLKKLFKEGEVFLNDEKVKPSRKLIAGERVKVNLPEPEVLDVIAENIPINIVYEDEDVVIVDKPQGMVVHPANGNHSGTLVNALMYHVKDLSSINGVIRPGIVHRIDKDTSGLLIIAKNDNAHNHLAVQFKEHSINRRYKTICHGIIHENSGTIDAPIGRDKIKRKEMCVTQSNSKRAVTHFDVIKRYDKYTFLDVHLETGRTHQIRVHLKYISHPVIGDKVYGFNSQIDRPFKGQLLHAYKLGFIHPKTNEYMEFNSELPDYFYELLDR, encoded by the coding sequence ATGGAAATAAAAGAATTTATTGTGACAGAAGAAAAACAGAATATAAGATGCGATAAATTTTTATCCGATAAATTGGAAGACTTTTCAAGGGAAAGTTTAAAAAAACTTTTCAAGGAAGGAGAGGTCTTTCTTAATGATGAAAAAGTCAAGCCGTCAAGAAAATTGATTGCCGGTGAAAGGGTTAAAGTCAATTTGCCTGAACCTGAAGTTTTAGATGTTATAGCTGAAAATATACCTATAAATATAGTATATGAAGACGAAGATGTGGTGATAGTGGATAAGCCTCAGGGAATGGTCGTACATCCCGCTAACGGAAATCACTCGGGAACACTCGTGAATGCTTTAATGTATCATGTGAAAGATTTATCTTCTATTAACGGAGTTATAAGACCCGGAATAGTTCATAGGATAGATAAAGATACTTCGGGGCTACTTATAATTGCGAAGAACGATAATGCTCATAATCATTTGGCGGTACAGTTTAAGGAGCATTCTATCAATAGAAGGTATAAAACCATATGTCATGGGATAATACATGAAAATTCAGGGACGATAGACGCACCTATCGGAAGAGATAAGATAAAAAGAAAAGAGATGTGTGTAACGCAGAGTAATTCCAAGAGAGCAGTAACTCATTTTGACGTAATTAAGCGATATGATAAATATACGTTTTTAGATGTTCATTTGGAAACCGGACGTACTCATCAAATAAGAGTTCATCTTAAATATATTTCTCATCCCGTTATAGGGGACAAAGTATATGGATTTAATAGTCAAATAGACAGACCTTTTAAAGGACAGCTGCTCCATGCCTATAAACTAGGATTTATTCATCCCAAAACGAATGAATATATGGAGTTTAACAGTGAGCTGCCGGATTATTTTTATGAATTACTTGACAGATGA